A genome region from Dendrosporobacter quercicolus includes the following:
- a CDS encoding methylmalonyl-CoA carboxyltransferase, producing the protein MMKIDAKGVSPDVVAAVAAAVTAVMGTGALALRIKPSTIWSLTGRQKLMNAH; encoded by the coding sequence ATGATGAAAATAGATGCTAAAGGCGTTAGCCCGGACGTAGTGGCGGCAGTCGCTGCTGCAGTGACTGCCGTAATGGGTACAGGTGCTCTGGCGCTTCGGATCAAGCCGAGCACAATATGGTCGCTCACCGGTCGCCAGAAATTAATGAATGCTCATTAA